Proteins encoded by one window of Canis lupus dingo isolate Sandy chromosome 10, ASM325472v2, whole genome shotgun sequence:
- the ZFP36L2 gene encoding mRNA decay activator protein ZFP36L2, with amino-acid sequence MSTTLLSAFYDIDFLCKTEKSLANLNLNMLDKKAVGTPVAAAPSSGFTPGFLRRHSASNLHALAHPAPSAGSCSPKFPGAANGGSCGGGAAGGPASYGTLKEPSGGGGTALLNKENKFRDRSFSENGERSQHLLHLQQQQQQKGGGGGGGGGSQINSTRYKTELCRPFEESGTCKYGEKCQFAHGFHELRSLTRHPKYKTELCRTFHTIGFCPYGPRCHFIHNADERRPAPSGGASGDLRAFSARDALHLGFPREPRPKLHHSLSFSGFPSGHHQPPGGLESPLLLDSPTSRTPPPPPSCSSASSCSSSASSCSSASTPSGAPTCCPSAAAAAALLYGSGGAEDLLAPGAPCAACSSASCANNAFAFGPELSSLITPLAIQTHSFATVAAAYYRSQQQQQGLGPPAPPPAPPGAPLPASAAAPPSPPFSFQLPRRLSESPVFDAPPSPPDSLSDRDSYLSGSLSSGSLSGSESPSLDPGRRLPIFSRLSISDD; translated from the exons ATGTCGACCACACTTCTGTCCGCCTTCTACGATATCGACTTCTTGTGCAAG ACGGAGAAATCCCTGGCCAACCTCAACCTGAACATGCTGGACAAGAAGGCGGTGGGGACGCCCGTGGCCGCCGCCCCGAGCTCGGGCTTCACGCCGGGCTTTCTCCGACGGCACTCGGCCAGCAACCTGCACGCGCTCGCCCACCCCGCGCCCAGCGCCGGCAGCTGCTCGCCCAAGTTCCCGGGCGCGGCTAACGGCGGCAGctgcggcggcggggcggcgggcggcccggcCTCCTACGGCACCCTCAAGGAGCCGTCGGGGGGCGGCGGCACCGCCCTGCTCAACAAGGAGAACAAGTTTCGGGACCGCTCGTTCAGCGAGAACGGCGAGCGCAGCCAGCACCTCTTgcacctgcagcagcagcagcagcagaaggggggcggcggcggcggcggcggcggctcccagATCAACTCGACCCGCTACAAGACTGAGCTGTGCCGGCCCTTCGAGGAGAGCGGCACGTGCAAGTACGGCGAGAAGTGCCAGTTCGCGCACGGCTTCCACGAGCTGCGCAGCCTCACCCGGCACCCCAAGTACAAGACGGAGCTGTGCCGCACCTTCCACACCATCGGCTTCTGCCCCTACGGGCCGCGCTGCCACTTCATCCACAACGCGGACGAGCGGCGGCCCGCGCCGTCGGGGGGCGCCTCCGGGGACCTGCGCGCCTTCAGCGCGCGGGACGCGCTGCACCTGGGCTTCCCCCGCGAGCCGCGGCCCAAGCTCCATCACAGCCTCAGCTTCTCGGGCTTCCCGTCGGGCCACCACCAGCCCCCGGGCGGCCTCGAGTCGCCGCTGCTGCTCGACAGCCCCACGTCGCgcacgccgccgccgccgccctcctgCTCCTCGGCCTCGTCCTGCTCCTCGTCCGCCTCGTCCTGCTCGTCGGCCTCCACGCCCTCGGGCGCCCCGACGTGCTGCCCCtcggccgcggccgccgcggcgcTGCTGTACGGCAGCGGGGGCGCCGAGGACCTGCTGGCGCCGGGCGCCCCGTGCGCGGCCTGCTCGTCCGCCTCGTGCGCCAACAACGCCTTCGCCTTCGGCCCGGAGCTGAGCAGCCTCATCACGCCGCTCGCCATCCAGACGCACAGCTTCGCCACGGTGGCGGCCGCGTACTACCgcagccagcagcagcagcagggcctggggccgcccgcgccgccgcccgcgccgcccggcgCGCCCCTCCCCGCCAGCGCCGCCGCGCCGCCCTCGCCGCCCTTCAGCTTCCAGCTGCCGCGCCGCCTGTCCGAGTCGCCCGTGTTCGAcgcgcccccgagccccccggaCTCGCTGTCGGACCGCGACAGCTACCTGAGCGGCTCCCTGAGCTCGGGCAGCCTCAGCGGCTCCGAGTCCCCCAGCCTCGACCCCGGCCGCCGCCTGCCCATCTTCAGCCGCCTGTCCATCTCCGACGACTGA